A single region of the Sorex araneus isolate mSorAra2 chromosome 7, mSorAra2.pri, whole genome shotgun sequence genome encodes:
- the FMOD gene encoding fibromodulin gives MQWASLLLLAGLCTLSRAQYDEDPQWWFHYLRSQQSTYYDSYEPYDPYPYGVEEGPAYAYGSPPQPEPRDCPQECDCPPNFPTAMYCDNRNLKYLPFVPSRMKYAYFQNNQIAAIQDGVFDNATGLLWVALHGNQITSDKVGRKVFSKLRHLERLYLDHNNLTRMPGPLPRALRELHLDHNQISRVPNNALEGLENLTALYLQHNEIQEVGSALRGLRSLILLDLSHNHLRRVPDGLPSALEQLYLEHNNVYTVPDSYFRGSPKLLYVRLSHNSLTNNGLASNTFNSSSLLELDLSYNQLQKIPPVSTNLENLYLQGNRINEFSISSFCSVVDVMNFSKLQVLRLDGNEINRSAVPVDAPLCLRLASLIEI, from the exons ATGCAGTGGGCCTCCCTCCTGCTGCTGGCGGGGCTCTGCACCCTCTCCCGGGCCCAGTACGACGAAGACCCCCAGTGGTGGTTCCACTACCTGCGGAGCCAGCAGTCCACCTACTACGACTCCTACGAGCCCTACGACCCCTACCCCTACGGGGTGGAGGAGGGCCCCGCCTACGCCTACGGCTCTCCACCCCAGCCGGAGCCCCGAGACTGCCCCCAGGAGTGCGACTGTCCCCCCAACTTCCCCACGGCCATGTACTGCGACAACCGCAACCTCAAGTACCTTCCCTTCGTGCCCTCGCGCATGAAGTACGCCTACTTCCAGAACAACCAGATCGCCGCCATCCAGGACGGCGTCTTCGACAACGCCACGGGGCTGCTGTGGGTGGCCCTGCACGGCAACCAGATCACCAGCGACAAGGTGGGCCGGAAGGTCTTCTCCAAGCTGAGGCACCTGGAGAGGCTCTACCTGGACCACAACAACCTGACACGCATGCCGggccccctgccccgcgccctgCGGGAGCTCCACCTGGACCACAACCAGATCTCCAGGGTCCCCAACAAcgcgctggaggggctggagaaccTCACGGCCTTGTACCTCCAGCACAACGAGATCCAGGAGGTGGGCAGCGCCCTGCGGGGCCTCCGCTCACTCATCCTGCTGGACCTGAGCCACAACCACCTGCGGCGGGTGCCCGACGGGCTGCCCTCGGCCCTGGAGCAGCTGTACCTGGAGCACAACAACGTCTACACCGTCCCCGACAGCTACTTCCGGGGCTCCCCCAAGCTGCTGTACGTGCGGCTGTCCCACAACAGCCTCACCAACAACGGCCTGGCCTCCAACACCTTCAACTCCAGCAGCCTCCTCGAGCTCGACCTGTCCTACAACCAGCTGCAGAAGATCCCCCCGGTCAGCACCAACCTGGAGAACCTCTACCTGCAGGGCAATCGCATCAACG AATTCTCCATCAGCAGTTTCTGCAGCGTGGTGGACGTCATGAACTTCTCCAAGCTGCAGGTGCTGCGCCTGGACGGGAACGAGATCAACCGCAGCGCGGTGCCCGTGGACGCGCCCCTCTGCCTGCGCCTGGCCAGCCTCATCGAGATCTGA